The window TCGCGAAGGGTCTCCGCCGATGCCGCCCATCGGCGGAGCATCGGCCCCGAGGATCTGCGTCGAGTTGGCCCGGAGCGGCGTGGCGATGGGACCGGGGCAGATGGCGTTGACGGTGACGCCGCGCTCGGCGTAGGCGACCGCCAGTTGGCGGGTCAGCCCGACGACGCCGTGCTTGGAAGCCACGTAGGCCGGCCCACCGCCATCGCCCACCAGGCCGGCCGTGGATGCGATGTTGATGATGCGTCCGCCGCGTGGCAGCAGTTCGTCAAGGGCGCGCTTGCAGCCCCAGAATGTGCCCGTCAGGTTGATGCCGATGACCCGATCCCAGACCGCCGGCGCAACGGCGTCCGCCTGCGCGTAACCGTCCAGGATGCCAGCCGCGTTGACGACGATCCCGAGCGGACCGACGGCGGCGACGGCCTCGGCGAATGCCCGGTCGACCTCATCCCAGTGACGCACATCGGCCGGGACGTAGGCGGCCCGCCCGCCCGCCGCCTCGATCAGGCCAACCGTCTCCTCGCCGCCCGTCGGTCGCAGGTCGAGGATGGCGATGGGAGCACCCTCGCCGGCCAGTGCGAGCGCGACGGCCCGCCCGATGCCCGAGCCGCCGCCCGTGATGAGTGCCGCGCCCGGAACCAGTTGCGTCATGACCACTCCCCCTCGCCAGTGACCGCGGCCGCTGTGGGTGTGGTGGGGGATCATGCGGCATCAGGGCGACGCTCCGCGGTGACCTGAGGCGTGCCACAGCCGCCTCAGGCGCCGTCATGGGTCAGGCGGGACGAGCGCAACGGTGAGCGAGCGCGGTGACGGTCAGTCGTCGTCAACGAGGATGTCGCTTGCCGGGTCGTCCTCAGCCGGCTTGGTGTTGTTGAGCGTCGAGTTCGAAGCGGGCTCGCCGGCGCGCGCTCAGCCGAACCGCTTCGAGGAGTAGAGCACGCCGCCGATCAGGCTCTGCCCGAGCAGGACGAGCCGGCGGAGCAGGGCCACGGCCAGCGCCATGTCCGGCGGGATCCCCATAAAGCCGAGCAGCACCACGAACGTGCCTTCGATCAGGCCGAGGCCGTTCAGGGAGATCGGCAGCAGGCCGACCGCCAGCACGGCCGGGGCCACCACCGCCGCCTTCGCAAGACTGACGTCCGCGCCGACCGCCAGGGCATACAGGTAGATATTCACAATCGACAGGCCGTTGGCGATCATCGAGACGAGCAGCGCCCAGACGATCAAGCCGAGCTTGCCCGAGTAGGCCAGCACGGCGTCCACGGCGGCGTGGATGCGCTTGTCCAGCAACTTACCCACCACCGGCAGATAGCGGACCAGCGCCAGTAACTCTCGCATCGTGCCCTGAAGCGGCGAGGGCACGACCAGCAGCCCGACTGCCACGAACCCCGCCACGAGGCCTAGCACCAGCGTCTGGCTCAGCTGCCAGGGGATCACCGACGGGCTGACGACCATCGCGATGACGCCGAGCAGCAGCACGGAGATCGCGCCGACCAGCCGATCCATGATGACGGCGGCGGCCGAGCGGGTCTTCGTGGTCAGGTTGATCGACGCGCCGTACGCGCGGACCACGTCCCCCGCGAACCGCGACGGCAGGATGTTGTTGAAGAACATCGCGATCAGGTAGAGCCGGATCAGGGTGGTCAGCGCGGCCTCGCCACCCTGACCGTGCAGCATCACCTGCCAGCGCTTGACGTTGATCGTCATCGCCAGCAGGGCCGAGACCGCCGCCAGCGCGACGAGCCGCCAGTCCGCGCCAACCAGCGTCTCGACGGCGTCTGCCAGCCCGGCCTGCCAGAGCACGTACGCACTGACGCCCAGCGTGATGGCGAGCTTGAGCACCAGCCCGAGACGACCAGACTTCTTCCTGGGGGCGGGGTCGGCAGCATCGGCCGTCTCTGCCGTGGCCGGCGGACGGACGACAGGCTCCTGGCTCACCGTCACGCTGGCGCCCTCCCGGTCCGCGCGAGCACCTCGCCGTACAGCTCGACGTACCGGCCAGCCAGCACCCGCCAGTCAAACTCCGTGCGGACCCGCTCGAAGGCGCGCTCGCTCAACTCCTGGACGAGGGCCGGATCGTTGGCCAGCCGCACCAGCGCATCGGCGATGCCGGCCGGATCCTTCGGGCTGACCAGGATGCCGGCGTCGCCGACCACCTCGGGCGTACCGGCGGCGTCGGCGGCCACCACGGCAAGGCCGGCGCTCATCGCCTCCTGCACGACCGTCGGCGAGCCCTCGCGCTCGGACGGGAACACGAACACCGAGGACTCGCGATACAGCCGCCACATCTCCGGCGAGTTGCGGTCCAGCCAGCCCCAGAAGCGCACCGGCTTGCCGATTCGCGCGGCCTGCGCCTCGAGCGTCGAGCGGTACGGCCCGTCGCCGACGATGTTGATCTCCAGATCCAGCGGGACGCGGCTTGCCGCTTCGAGCATGTACTGGACACCCTTGAACTCGTGCAGGCGCGTGACCATCAGCACGCGCATCCTCCCGTTCTCCGTGATGGATTTCGGCGTGCGGACCGTGTCGTCCGCCGCGCCAAGCGGGCTGCAGCCGTTCGGGATAGCCCGCACCGAGACCCCGGGCGCGTTCTCCTCGATCCGCTGCGCCAGGTGCCTGGAGACGGCAACGATCGCGTCGGCGTCCTGCACGAGGCTGCGCCAGACCGGCCGCAGCAGCTGGTGGTCGAAGCGGAAGCGATTCGGGTTGTGGCCGGGCACGTCCGAGCCGCGCGCCGTCAGCACGTAAGGCAGGCCGCGCAGCCGGCGAAGGGCGTAGGCAATCGGGCCGGTCGGGAAGATGAAGTGGGCGTTGGCGAGGTCGTAGCGGTTGCGGGCGGCCAGCTGCGCCGCCTTGAGCGTGCCGCTCAGCACGTAGGTCGCCATCTCATGGGTGTGGCAGACCTCGCGGCGGGCGCGGACGCTCGGGACACGGTAGACCCGGATGCCGTCCATCACCTCTTCGTTCGGGATGCCCCGAAAGCCCATCGTGACCATATCGACCTTGTGGCCGAGGGCGACGATATTCCGCGCGAGGTTGAAGGTCGAGGTCGAGCCGCCGGCCCCAAGAGGCGGGAACTCGTAGTTGAGCATCAGGATATGCACACGGCCACCTCGGACGAGCGAACCCTGCGGCGGGGCACATCGCACCAGCGCCGGAAGAGTGCGGCGGCCCAGCATCCCGACACGATGCGGGCGGAGCCGAGGACGGACGGTGTCAAAGCGGAGCCGGGCTCCCTTCAGGGACGAGGCGGGCCTGCGCGAAACCAGCAATGGCCGGCGGCCGGGCCGCCCGATTGTGGCACAGGACTGGGAAGACGGGCAAGCACGGGAGTTGTCAGTCGCGGGGGGGGCCGGTCATCTGGTCTGGCGGCTGGAGGCCGAGGGCCGCACCGAGCCGGCGCGCCAGCCGCTCCCGGCCCACGGCGGAGCGCGCATCCTGCAGCTCGCGGACGGTCAGGTCAAACGGGTAGGCATGGCCCTGCTGCACCAGGGCCAGCTGCAAGCCGTGCGGCAGGCTTCTGCGGCCCGGCTCCCGCAGGAGCACCTGGGCGCGCGGATCGATCCGACGGGTGATCGACTCGACAAGCCGCCGAGCCGCCTCCTCGTCCACGCTCTCGACATCCATCATGACCGGTCAGTCCCTCGCCGCGTCGTCGTCGCCGACGCACCCGACCTGGCGATACGGTTCACCGGACGCACGCCGTCCTGGCGAATTGCGCTATTATCGTCGCAGGCGCAAGACGTTGGTACCATACTCCGTCAAAGGTGTTGCGCGGGCGGGCTTAGTCAGGCTGCGCGCGTTGGCGGACGCGCATTGCCTTTGTGACTTTGCTGTTTCCGGAATAGTGCCGTATACTAGGCCTATTCAGTTGGAGCAGAGGCGGGAAGCACCGGGTATGGAAGAGGCCACCACTGGCCAGGGATCCCAGGACCAGGCAAACGGAGCCTCGTCCAGCACGCCAGCCGGCGGGATGGGCGATTGGCTCGCCGAGCACGAGCAGTCTGTTCGGCAGTGGCGGCGTGGTGAAGTCGTCGAGGGTGTTGTCGTCAGCACCGACCGCGACGAGTTCCTCGTTGACATTGGTGCGAAGTCAGAGGCTGTTGTTCCGGTTGGCGAGGTGCCTCAGACCGAGGTGCCGAGTGTCGGCGAAACGGTGCTCGCCTACGTACTGTCGAGCGAG is drawn from Chloroflexota bacterium and contains these coding sequences:
- a CDS encoding flippase-like domain-containing protein, with translation MTVSQEPVVRPPATAETADAADPAPRKKSGRLGLVLKLAITLGVSAYVLWQAGLADAVETLVGADWRLVALAAVSALLAMTINVKRWQVMLHGQGGEAALTTLIRLYLIAMFFNNILPSRFAGDVVRAYGASINLTTKTRSAAAVIMDRLVGAISVLLLGVIAMVVSPSVIPWQLSQTLVLGLVAGFVAVGLLVVPSPLQGTMRELLALVRYLPVVGKLLDKRIHAAVDAVLAYSGKLGLIVWALLVSMIANGLSIVNIYLYALAVGADVSLAKAAVVAPAVLAVGLLPISLNGLGLIEGTFVVLLGFMGIPPDMALAVALLRRLVLLGQSLIGGVLYSSKRFG
- a CDS encoding glycosyltransferase family 4 protein, with amino-acid sequence MHILMLNYEFPPLGAGGSTSTFNLARNIVALGHKVDMVTMGFRGIPNEEVMDGIRVYRVPSVRARREVCHTHEMATYVLSGTLKAAQLAARNRYDLANAHFIFPTGPIAYALRRLRGLPYVLTARGSDVPGHNPNRFRFDHQLLRPVWRSLVQDADAIVAVSRHLAQRIEENAPGVSVRAIPNGCSPLGAADDTVRTPKSITENGRMRVLMVTRLHEFKGVQYMLEAASRVPLDLEINIVGDGPYRSTLEAQAARIGKPVRFWGWLDRNSPEMWRLYRESSVFVFPSEREGSPTVVQEAMSAGLAVVAADAAGTPEVVGDAGILVSPKDPAGIADALVRLANDPALVQELSERAFERVRTEFDWRVLAGRYVELYGEVLARTGRAPA
- a CDS encoding SDR family oxidoreductase; translation: MTQLVPGAALITGGGSGIGRAVALALAGEGAPIAILDLRPTGGEETVGLIEAAGGRAAYVPADVRHWDEVDRAFAEAVAAVGPLGIVVNAAGILDGYAQADAVAPAVWDRVIGINLTGTFWGCKRALDELLPRGGRIINIASTAGLVGDGGGPAYVASKHGVVGLTRQLAVAYAERGVTVNAICPGPIATPLRANSTQILGADAPPMGGIGGDPSRVRAIVPAGRYGTVEEIAALIVFLASIEAGYITGQTQVIDGGWTAR